A genomic stretch from Candidatus Eisenbacteria bacterium includes:
- a CDS encoding type II toxin-antitoxin system Phd/YefM family antitoxin, with protein sequence MAKVPNIIPISDLRQDAAAVLRNVRGNQKPLIITQRGRAAAVMLSIEAYEAAEEERAILRQLARGEREIDQGVGFSLKKVMAEADRLLAEEES encoded by the coding sequence ATGGCTAAAGTGCCTAATATCATCCCCATCAGCGATCTGCGTCAGGATGCGGCGGCGGTTTTGCGCAATGTCCGGGGTAACCAGAAGCCTCTGATCATTACCCAGCGAGGCCGGGCAGCGGCCGTCATGCTGAGCATAGAGGCCTACGAAGCGGCCGAAGAAGAACGAGCGATTCTCCGTCAATTGGCTCGAGGAGAGAGAGAAATTGACCAAGGCGTAGGGTTTTCTCTCAAGAAGGTTATGGCTGAGGCAGATCGACTGCTGGCGGAAGAAGAATCATGA